In Drosophila santomea strain STO CAGO 1482 chromosome 3L, Prin_Dsan_1.1, whole genome shotgun sequence, a single window of DNA contains:
- the LOC120447597 gene encoding uncharacterized protein LOC120447597, with the protein MRCLGILIGASISLAMATLMSTPKHPPLNGYEMHLKVLLQKILWAANVKRCFGVITDDLHYPIYDRVFFESVGRQVIPFFVMRTNASEDLQRPTKQVELFVKAIKSSDCELNVITILNGWQVQRFLNYIYDSRALNMQKKFVLLHDSRLFESDMIHLWSVFIGAIFLKRQLDNKYTISTIAFPGILSGVLVTKNIADWELGKGVNGRILFSDKTSNLFGTSLPVAISEHVPMVLWANATKSFQGVEVEIMNSLGKALNFKPLYYKPNQTETTNWELDASAYGAGNPEQNGTHIDSMLVDEVADHSARFAIGDLHQFQVYLKLVELSAPHNFECLTFLTPESSTDNSWQTFILPFSAGMWAGVLLSLFVVGTVFYAISFLNALINGNVSAEFFRCLRRNRTVPMDPKIYRRISFRIAISRYRPSKGDRIPRDLFDGYANCILLTYSMLLYVALPRMPRNWPLRVLTGWYWIYCILLVATYRASFTAILANPAARVTIDTLEDLLRSHIPPSAGANENRQFFLDANDEIARKVGEKMEVIGYSDDLTSRIAKGQCAYYDNEFYLRYLRVTDESGSALHIMKECVLHMPVVLAMEKNSALKPRVDGSIQHLAEGGLISKWLKDATQHLPAEALAQQEALMNIQKFWSSFVALFIGYVIAILTLLAERWHFKHIVMKHPMYDVYNPGLYYNFKRIYPQH; encoded by the exons ATGCGCTGCCTGGGAATACTGATTGGGGCGTCCATATCCCTGGCGATGGCCACCTTAATGTCCACACCCAAGCATCCACCACTTAATGGTTACGAGATGCACCTGAAAGTGTTGCTGCAGAAAATCCTGTGGGCCGCCAATGTGAAGCGATGCTTTGGCGTCATCACCGATGATCTGCATTATCCGATTTACGATAGGGTATTCTTCGAGTCGGTGGGTCGCCAAGTGATACCCTTCTTTGTGATGCGCACCAATGCCAGTGAGGATCTGCAGCGTCCCACCAAACAAGTGGAGCTCTTTGTAAAGGCCATCAAATCCAGTGATTGTGAGCTGAATGTAATCACCATTTTAAATGGCTGGCAGGTGCAGCGATTTCTTAACTATATATACGACAGCAGAGCGTTGAATATGCAGAAAAAGTTTGTATTATTACACGATTCGCGGCTATTCGAGAGCGATATGATTCACCTGTGGAGCGTTTTCATCGGCGCCATTTTCCTCAAAAGGCAGTTGGACAACAA GTATACTATTTCCACCATAGCTTTCCCGGGCATTTTGAGCGGCGTTTTGGTGACGAAGAACATTGCTGATTGGGAATTGGGCAAGGGTGTGAATGGCAGGATTTTATTTTCCGACAAAACGAGCAACTTGTTCG GAACCTCGCTGCCCGTAGCCATTTCCGAGCACGTGCCCATGGTTCTATGGGCGAATGCGACCAAGAGCTTCCAAGGAGTTGAGGTTGAGATTATGAACTCACTGGGCAAGGCCTTGAACTTCAAGCCCCTCTACTACAAACCCAATCAAACTGAGACTACAAACTGGGAGCTGGATGCTTCTGCCTATGGAGCTGGTAATCCAGAACAGAATGGCACACACATCGATTCGATGCTGGTGGATGAGGTG GCTGACCACAGTGCCCGCTTTGCCATTGGGGATTTGCATCAGTTTCAGGTGTATCTGAAATTGGTGGAGCTCAGTGCGCCGCACAATTTCGAGTGCCTGACCTTTCTCACACCCGAATCCTCCACGGACAACTCCTGGCAGACCTTCATCCTGCCCTTCAGCGCCGGCATGTGGGCGGGTGTACTGCTCTCCCTGTTTGTGGTGGGCACGGTTTTCTATGCCATCAGTTTCCTGAACGCCCTTATCAATGGCAATGTGTCCGCCGAGTTCTTTCGCTGCCTGCGTCGCAATCGCACTGTGCCCATGGATCCAAAGATCTATCGTCGCATTAGTTTTCGCATCGCCATCAGTCGCTATCGTCCATCCAAAGGGGATAGGATACCACGTGATCTCTTCGATGGCTATGCCAACTGCATCCTGCTCACCTACAGCATGCTCCTGTATGTGGCTCTACCGCGAATGCCTCGCAATTGGCCACTGAGAGTACTCACTGGTTGGTACTGGATCTACTGCATCCTGCTGGTGGCCACTTATAGAGCCAGCTTCActgccattttggccaaccCAGCTGCCAG GGTTACTATAGACACACTGGAGGATCTGCTGCGATCTCATATACCGCCATCAGCTGGTGCGAATGAGAACAGGCAGTTCTTTTTGGATGCCAATGATGAGATTGCTCGCAAAGTTGGCGAAAAGATGGAGGTCATCGGATACAGCGATGATTTG ACCTCTCGCATTGCCAAAGGTCAGTGTGCGTACTATGACAACGAGTTCTATCTGCGATATCTACGAGTGACGGACGAATCCGGATCAGCACTGCACATCATGAAGGAGTGTGTGCTCCATATGCCCGTGGTGCTGGCCATGGAGAAGAACTCGGCGCTGAAGCCACGCGTAGATGGCTCCATTCAGCATCTGGCGGAGGGTG GTCTGATATCCAAGTGGCTGAAGGATGCCACACAACATCTGCCGGCGGAGGCTTTGGCCCAGCAGGAGGCCCTCATGAATATCCAGAAATTTTGGAGCTCTTTTGTGGCCCTGTTCATTGGTTACGTAATCGCGATACTAACGCTGCTCGCCGAAAGATGGCATTTCAAGCACATTGTCATGAAACATCCCATGTACGATGTGTACAACCCCGGCTTGTATTATAATTTCAAGAGAATATATCCACAGCATTGA